One segment of Candidatus Eisenbacteria bacterium DNA contains the following:
- a CDS encoding MFS transporter, whose amino-acid sequence MTVARVLREYGTQVWGSGRNPRLYLWGMLLVGFGQTIFTLLFNLYLRSLGIADSTIGQVLSKVSLGAAIAALPAAFLFRRLPARILLAGAAALAALGVVFQATVTAPELLLTVAFLSGMVLTVFRLSIAPVIMREGAPAARPFLFSASFSVFFFSAIVGSAVGGALPHAFLAVTDSSRLALRLSLFAAAAITLSGVIPFAAMREREGGEPPPPGPLEQLRELAEIDWRLHFKLILPSTLIGLGAGLIIPFLNLYFRDRFGLSEAEIGLLFAVMQGFMVVGNLFGPEVSRRLGLVRGVVVTQLASVPFMLVLALSTFFPLVALSFFMRGGLMNMNQPLSSHFAMEVVPPRDHAITNSLLSLSWFLAWSVSADIGGHLIERKGYAEPLLIAAALYVVASVLYWLFFRNEEEARVPRAEVEIPEA is encoded by the coding sequence GTGACCGTCGCGCGCGTCCTGCGCGAATACGGGACCCAGGTGTGGGGCTCGGGACGGAACCCGCGGCTCTATCTGTGGGGGATGCTCCTCGTCGGATTCGGGCAGACGATCTTCACGCTCCTCTTCAACCTGTACCTGCGGTCCCTCGGGATCGCCGACTCCACCATCGGGCAGGTTCTCTCGAAGGTCTCGCTCGGAGCGGCGATCGCGGCGCTTCCGGCGGCGTTCCTCTTCCGACGGCTCCCCGCGCGGATCCTCCTCGCCGGCGCCGCCGCGCTCGCCGCGCTCGGCGTCGTGTTCCAGGCGACTGTCACGGCGCCGGAGCTCCTCCTCACGGTCGCGTTCCTCTCGGGGATGGTGCTGACCGTATTCCGGCTCTCGATCGCGCCCGTGATCATGCGGGAGGGCGCGCCGGCGGCCCGGCCCTTCCTCTTCAGCGCGTCCTTCAGCGTCTTCTTCTTCTCCGCGATCGTGGGATCCGCCGTCGGCGGCGCGCTCCCGCATGCGTTCCTCGCCGTGACCGACTCGAGCCGGCTCGCGCTCCGGCTGAGCCTCTTCGCCGCCGCCGCGATCACGCTCTCGGGAGTGATCCCTTTCGCCGCGATGCGCGAGCGCGAGGGCGGCGAGCCGCCGCCGCCGGGACCGCTCGAGCAGCTGCGCGAGCTGGCCGAGATCGACTGGAGGCTCCATTTCAAGCTCATCCTCCCCTCCACGCTGATCGGGCTCGGCGCGGGACTCATCATTCCGTTCCTGAACCTCTACTTCCGGGATCGCTTCGGCCTGAGCGAAGCAGAGATCGGGCTCCTCTTCGCGGTGATGCAGGGATTCATGGTGGTCGGCAATCTCTTCGGCCCCGAGGTCTCGCGCCGCCTCGGCCTGGTGCGCGGCGTGGTGGTGACGCAGCTCGCCTCGGTGCCGTTCATGCTCGTGCTCGCGCTCTCCACGTTCTTCCCTCTCGTCGCGCTCTCGTTCTTCATGCGAGGCGGCCTCATGAACATGAACCAGCCCCTGAGCTCCCACTTCGCGATGGAGGTCGTGCCGCCCCGCGACCACGCGATCACGAACAGCCTTCTCTCCCTCTCCTGGTTCCTCGCCTGGAGCGTCAGCGCGGACATCGGCGGGCACCTGATCGAGCGGAAGGGCTACGCGGAGCCCCTCCTCATCGCGGCCGCGCTCTACGTCGTGGCCTCGGTCCTGTACTGGCTCTTCTTCCGGAACGAGGAAGAGGCGAGGGTCCCGAGAGCCGAAGTCGAGATCCCCGAGGCCTGA
- a CDS encoding metallophosphoesterase family protein, which produces MTNPDLVLDDPALEGPLAFVGGPYGNDRALRAVLDDAMRRGAARIFCLGDLGGFGPHPERILPLLDEFEVTVLAGNYDLALAERRGDCGCGYTHPDDNRFARVAYAYTSRRTSDADRARFGTLPRHIRFTREGVRYLLCHGSPRRVNEFLWDSASSDAFLERAARDAGADQIFCSHTGLHWQRALPSGARFVNAGAAGRPANDGRPDAWYAWLPADSRDAEFLAVPYDHDAVAEEIEREGLPPEFARTIRTGWWTTCLEILPAKERLRGRH; this is translated from the coding sequence GTGACGAACCCGGACCTCGTGCTCGACGATCCCGCGCTCGAGGGCCCGCTCGCGTTCGTGGGCGGACCCTACGGGAACGATCGCGCGCTCCGGGCCGTGCTCGACGACGCGATGCGGCGCGGCGCCGCGCGGATCTTCTGTCTCGGGGATCTGGGCGGCTTCGGGCCCCACCCCGAGCGGATCCTGCCGCTCCTCGACGAGTTCGAGGTGACGGTCCTGGCAGGGAACTACGACCTGGCGCTCGCGGAGCGCCGGGGGGACTGCGGGTGCGGGTACACGCATCCCGACGACAACCGCTTCGCCCGGGTCGCGTACGCGTACACGAGCCGCCGCACGTCCGACGCGGACCGGGCCCGGTTCGGGACGCTGCCGCGTCACATCCGCTTCACCCGCGAAGGCGTCCGGTATCTCCTCTGCCACGGCTCGCCGCGCCGCGTGAACGAGTTCCTCTGGGACTCCGCTTCCTCCGACGCGTTCCTCGAGCGCGCGGCTCGCGACGCGGGAGCCGATCAGATCTTCTGCTCGCACACCGGCCTCCACTGGCAGCGCGCGCTCCCCTCGGGCGCGCGCTTCGTCAACGCGGGCGCCGCCGGCCGCCCCGCGAACGACGGACGCCCGGACGCGTGGTATGCATGGCTTCCCGCCGACTCTCGCGACGCGGAGTTCCTCGCCGTGCCGTACGATCACGATGCCGTCGCGGAGGAGATCGAGCGGGAAGGGCTACCGCCGGAGTTCGCGAGGACGATCCGCACGGGGTGGTGGACGACGTGTCTCGAGATCCTGCCCGCGAAGGAGAGACTGCGGGGACGGCACTAG
- a CDS encoding ATP-binding protein: MKTSSELADLIPHPVWTAGADGRVEFVNEPWRTATGMDASRAAGDGWIEAVHPEDRNAVRDLWKRRLRDGRPLEREARLRAADGTYRRFLLRGAPLRSGDGSPCGWIATWTDIEDVKRAQDALEERDRRKDEFIANLAIELRRPLAPIRSSLDILRIAGGTGAAADRAQSIMERQLATLVRLVDDLLEIPRSSGMPTELRRERVDLRAVIHVAVETSRPLIESAGHRLHVTVPPEPLTMSIDPVRVAQVISTLLGNAATFTPPGGEIWLTAQDEADDRVISVRDTGVGLAPEAIPSIFELFAPAERRHPVGQGSLGIGLALARSLVEKHGGRIEARSEGRGKGSEFVVRLPRLAERRSTPTAPPIAWSGIQGLRVLVVDDSRDSADSLGILLRHLGAETQVVYDGLSALEAMRGFQPAVVFLDIGMPGMDGYETARRIRSSPEGREISLVALTGWGQDEDRRRSKAEGFARHLLKPVDADALRAVLLSFEAPRREGAGGISR; the protein is encoded by the coding sequence GTGAAAACTTCATCCGAGCTGGCCGACCTCATCCCCCATCCTGTGTGGACCGCCGGCGCCGACGGGCGCGTCGAGTTCGTGAACGAGCCGTGGCGGACCGCGACGGGCATGGACGCGTCCCGCGCGGCGGGTGACGGCTGGATCGAAGCGGTTCACCCCGAGGACCGGAACGCCGTCCGGGATCTCTGGAAGCGCAGGCTGCGGGACGGGCGTCCCCTCGAACGCGAGGCGCGGCTTCGAGCCGCCGACGGAACCTATCGCCGCTTTCTCCTGCGGGGCGCGCCGCTCCGGAGCGGGGACGGCTCTCCGTGCGGCTGGATCGCGACCTGGACCGACATCGAGGACGTGAAGCGAGCGCAGGACGCGCTCGAGGAGCGCGACCGCCGCAAGGACGAGTTCATCGCGAATCTCGCGATCGAGCTCCGGAGGCCATTGGCCCCGATCCGGAGCTCGCTCGACATCCTTCGCATCGCGGGGGGAACCGGAGCGGCGGCGGACCGGGCGCAGTCGATCATGGAGCGGCAGCTCGCCACGCTCGTGCGGCTCGTGGACGACCTCCTCGAGATCCCGAGGTCGTCGGGCATGCCCACGGAGCTGCGGCGCGAGCGCGTCGATCTGCGCGCGGTGATCCACGTGGCCGTCGAGACCAGCCGGCCCCTGATCGAGTCCGCCGGGCACCGGCTTCACGTCACGGTGCCGCCGGAGCCTCTCACCATGAGCATCGATCCGGTGCGGGTCGCGCAGGTCATCTCCACGCTGCTCGGTAACGCCGCCACGTTCACGCCTCCGGGCGGCGAGATCTGGCTCACGGCGCAGGACGAAGCGGATGACCGGGTGATCTCCGTGAGGGACACCGGCGTGGGGCTCGCCCCCGAGGCGATCCCGAGCATCTTCGAGCTCTTTGCACCCGCGGAGCGGCGTCATCCCGTCGGGCAGGGAAGTCTCGGGATCGGCCTCGCCCTGGCCCGATCGCTGGTCGAGAAGCACGGCGGCAGGATCGAGGCGCGCAGCGAGGGCCGGGGGAAGGGGAGCGAATTCGTGGTCCGCCTCCCCCGCCTCGCGGAGCGCAGGTCCACGCCGACGGCGCCGCCCATCGCGTGGTCCGGGATCCAGGGCCTCCGGGTCCTGGTCGTGGACGACAGCCGCGATTCGGCGGACAGCCTCGGGATCCTGCTCCGGCACCTCGGCGCCGAGACCCAGGTCGTCTACGACGGGCTCTCGGCCCTCGAGGCGATGCGCGGGTTCCAGCCTGCCGTCGTGTTCCTCGACATCGGGATGCCGGGGATGGACGGGTACGAGACGGCGCGCCGGATCCGCTCCTCTCCCGAGGGGCGAGAGATCTCGCTCGTCGCCCTCACCGGTTGGGGCCAGGACGAGGATCGCCGCCGATCCAAGGCGGAGGGCTTCGCTCGGCATCTCCTGAAGCCCGTCGACGCGGACGCGCTCCGCGCGGTGCTCCTGTCGTTCGAGGCGCCGCGCCGGGAGGGAGCCGGCGGTATCTCCCGCTGA